A genomic region of Manihot esculenta cultivar AM560-2 chromosome 15, M.esculenta_v8, whole genome shotgun sequence contains the following coding sequences:
- the LOC110602152 gene encoding uncharacterized protein LOC110602152 isoform X1, with protein MHLSTMDHHIRSFFRLLIVSSILGSVARADSSGSVFFIDGQNRQYLRTSPSNDVLQSHLMSPLEVGAAVSVLLGFAPLTTLSAAGSSKLNEVLMPNPFDRPRAVFMLEVTGVNDLVAPANSMFSNALRSKVILDSKKAQIELPDEEVSVVSLDEKLSDCNDEELSSLASWLGGSYTIDNLEPRNGKLIIPLASGSNMILYVSKKADEEFIGSLLALLRNSRRAIEMHEDLSQAIQGPAELIIGRFDGIKALQEQYGHEVVKQGLELLLATLSKLLDSYQAAYRGQIVGVIICTEISSPESGTMLNVIMTSRPSARWLAEKEGSNATNATTIAEIALVRKTLAWVTGIILLISTLLGIHLLLNMPLTRDTLLYANVKLD; from the exons ATGCATCTGTCGACAATGGATCATCATATACGCAGCTTTTTCCGTCTGCTTATCGTCTCTTCTATTCTCGGCTCAGTAGCTAGG GCTGACAGCAGTGGTTCAGTTTTCTTCATTGATGGCCAAAATCGCCAGTATCTTCGTACTTCACCATCAAACGATGTCCTGCAG TCTCACTTAATGTCGCCTCTGGAAGTGGGTGCTGCTGTGTCTGTCTTGCTTGGTTTTGCACCCCTGACCACACTTTCAGCTGCTGGTTCATCTAAG TTGAATGAAGTTCTCATGCCCAATCCATTTGATAGGCCCCGTGCTGTTTTCATGCTGGAAGTCACAGGAGTCAATG ATTTGGTTGCTCCGGCAAATTCCATGTTCAGTAATGCCCTTAGAAGCAAGGTTATTCTTGATTCGAAAAAAGCTCAAATTGAACTGCCAG ATGAAGAAGTCTCTGTGGTTTCTTTAGATGAAAAATTATCAGATTGCAATGACGAGGAACTAAGCAGCTTG gcaTCTTGGTTGGGCGGATCATATACTATTGATAATTTGGAACCACGAAATGGAAAGTTGATCATCCCCCTGGCTAGCGGTTCCAATATGATTCTTTATGTGTCAAAG AAAGCGGACGAGGAATTCATAGGAAGTCTCTTGGCATTGCTCCGTAATAGCAGAAGAGCAATAGAAATGCATGAAGATCTGTCACAGGCTATTCAAGGACCTGCAGAGTTAATCATAGGTCGTTTTGATGGCATTAAG GCTTTGCAAGAGCAATATGGACATGAAGTTGTGAAGCAAGGATTGGAGCTATTGCTTGCTACATTGTCTAAATTGCTTGATTCATACCAAGCAGCATACAGAG GTCAAATTGTTGGAGTTATCATCTGTACTGAGATATCTTCTCCAGAATCAGGAACAATGTTGAATGTGATTATGACTTCTCGACCATCTGCACGTTGGTTGGCTGAGAAAGAAGGATCAAATGCAACTAATGCAACAACCATTGCGGAAATAGCATTGGTTAGAAAGACCCTAGCTTGGGTGACAGGAATTATTCTTCTCATCTCTACTCTATTAGGG ATACATCTGTTGCTTAATATGCCACTCACCAGGGACACGCTTCTCTATGCTAATGTCAAGCTTGACTAA
- the LOC110602152 gene encoding uncharacterized protein LOC110602152 isoform X2: protein MSPLEVGAAVSVLLGFAPLTTLSAAGSSKLNEVLMPNPFDRPRAVFMLEVTGVNDLVAPANSMFSNALRSKVILDSKKAQIELPDEEVSVVSLDEKLSDCNDEELSSLASWLGGSYTIDNLEPRNGKLIIPLASGSNMILYVSKKADEEFIGSLLALLRNSRRAIEMHEDLSQAIQGPAELIIGRFDGIKALQEQYGHEVVKQGLELLLATLSKLLDSYQAAYRGQIVGVIICTEISSPESGTMLNVIMTSRPSARWLAEKEGSNATNATTIAEIALVRKTLAWVTGIILLISTLLGIHLLLNMPLTRDTLLYANVKLD, encoded by the exons ATGTCGCCTCTGGAAGTGGGTGCTGCTGTGTCTGTCTTGCTTGGTTTTGCACCCCTGACCACACTTTCAGCTGCTGGTTCATCTAAG TTGAATGAAGTTCTCATGCCCAATCCATTTGATAGGCCCCGTGCTGTTTTCATGCTGGAAGTCACAGGAGTCAATG ATTTGGTTGCTCCGGCAAATTCCATGTTCAGTAATGCCCTTAGAAGCAAGGTTATTCTTGATTCGAAAAAAGCTCAAATTGAACTGCCAG ATGAAGAAGTCTCTGTGGTTTCTTTAGATGAAAAATTATCAGATTGCAATGACGAGGAACTAAGCAGCTTG gcaTCTTGGTTGGGCGGATCATATACTATTGATAATTTGGAACCACGAAATGGAAAGTTGATCATCCCCCTGGCTAGCGGTTCCAATATGATTCTTTATGTGTCAAAG AAAGCGGACGAGGAATTCATAGGAAGTCTCTTGGCATTGCTCCGTAATAGCAGAAGAGCAATAGAAATGCATGAAGATCTGTCACAGGCTATTCAAGGACCTGCAGAGTTAATCATAGGTCGTTTTGATGGCATTAAG GCTTTGCAAGAGCAATATGGACATGAAGTTGTGAAGCAAGGATTGGAGCTATTGCTTGCTACATTGTCTAAATTGCTTGATTCATACCAAGCAGCATACAGAG GTCAAATTGTTGGAGTTATCATCTGTACTGAGATATCTTCTCCAGAATCAGGAACAATGTTGAATGTGATTATGACTTCTCGACCATCTGCACGTTGGTTGGCTGAGAAAGAAGGATCAAATGCAACTAATGCAACAACCATTGCGGAAATAGCATTGGTTAGAAAGACCCTAGCTTGGGTGACAGGAATTATTCTTCTCATCTCTACTCTATTAGGG ATACATCTGTTGCTTAATATGCCACTCACCAGGGACACGCTTCTCTATGCTAATGTCAAGCTTGACTAA
- the LOC110601544 gene encoding glycine-rich cell wall structural protein, giving the protein MGAIARCVMLALLLCQFLLHASVLADHVSGDVKDDKHLFFHRPLWKGGGLGHGIYKKGFKHRRFGGGIGGGGGAGFGGGVGGGGGLGGGGGLGGGGGLGGGGGGGLGGGGGLGGGIGHGGGIGGGHGGGLGGGIGHGGGLGGGAGGGLGGGHGGGLGGGGGLGGGHGGGLGGGAGGGGGLGGGGGLGGGGGAGGGGGLGGGGGVGGGGGLGGGGGVGGGAGGGIGGGAGGGLGGGGGVGGGGGFGGGGGAGGGYGVGGGFGKGGGIGGGVGGGGGFGGGFGGGGGGGAGFGGGGGFGAGGGGGH; this is encoded by the coding sequence ATGGGTGCCATTGCCCGTTGTGTTATGCTTGCTCTCTTGTTGTGTCAATTCCTTCTTCATGCTTCAGTATTGGCTGATCATGTTAGCGGCGACGTCAAGGATGATAAACATTTGTTTTTTCATCGTCCACTGTGGAAAGGAGGAGGTCTAGGTCATGGCATTTATAAGAAGGGCTTTAAACATCGCAGGTTTGGTGGTGGCATAGGgggaggtggaggtgctggGTTTGGTGGGGGAGTAGGTGGAGGAGGGGGTCTAGGTGGTGGCGGTGGATTAGGTGGAGGTGGTGGCCTTGGCGGTGGTGGGGGAGGAGGTCTAGGTGGCGGCGGTGGCCTTGGTGGTGGTATAGGACATGGCGGTGGCATAGGAGGTGGACATGGTGGGGGTCTAGGGGGTGGCATTGGGCACGGTGGTGGATTAGGAGGAGGAGCTGGTGGCGGTCTAGGTGGTGGGCATGGTGGGGGTTTAGGGGGTGGTGGTGGCCTAGGCGGTGGACATGGTGGGGGTTTAGGAGGGGGTGCTGGTGGAGGTGGAGGGCTTGGCGGAGGAGGTGGtcttggtggtggtggtggagctGGTGGGGGAGGTGGActtggtggtggtggaggagttggaggtggaggtgggctTGGTGGCGGTGGTGGCGTTGGTGGAGGGGCAGGAGGTGGTATAGGCGGTGGTGCAGGTGGAGGACTTGGAGGTGGGGGTGGtgttggtggtggaggaggattTGGTGGAGGAGGCGGGGCAGGAGGAGGCTATGGAGTTGGTGGAGGTTTTGGCAAAGGTGGTGGCATTGGTGGTGGAGTAGGTGGAGGTGGTGGATTTGGTGGAGGCTTCGGTGGGGGTGGGGGTGGTGGTGCTGGGTTTGGGGGTGGAGGTGGTTTTGGAGCTGGAGGCGGCGGTGGCCACTAG